One genomic region from uncultured Fusobacterium sp. encodes:
- a CDS encoding response regulator transcription factor produces the protein MIKVLTIEDSEETRDILKIILSEEKNIKFLEAASIKEGMEILKKETPEIILLDLSLPDGNGSYICEQIKSNPKYFGSPFILALTAETSQETVNTTLEMGCDDYIKKPFDSKELLIRLKKFIVRVPQNKDILTYENIKLFLSDKTMFYENEPIELSKNEFELLSYFIVNRGLLLTRENILNHVWKENFDISDKAVDQCLKRLRKKLPILNEVLISKRGFGYILK, from the coding sequence ATGATTAAAGTCCTAACAATAGAAGACTCTGAAGAAACTAGAGATATTCTAAAGATAATCTTATCTGAAGAAAAAAATATCAAATTCTTAGAAGCAGCTTCTATTAAAGAGGGAATGGAAATTTTAAAAAAAGAAACACCAGAAATAATACTTCTAGATCTTTCTTTACCTGACGGAAATGGAAGTTATATTTGTGAACAGATAAAAAGTAATCCAAAATATTTTGGCTCTCCTTTTATTTTGGCTTTAACTGCTGAAACTTCTCAAGAAACTGTAAATACAACTTTAGAAATGGGATGCGATGATTATATAAAAAAACCTTTTGATTCTAAAGAATTGTTAATACGTTTAAAAAAATTTATTGTGAGAGTTCCACAAAATAAAGATATTCTTACATATGAAAATATAAAATTATTTTTATCAGATAAAACTATGTTTTATGAAAATGAACCTATAGAGCTTTCTAAAAATGAGTTTGAACTTCTATCTTATTTTATTGTTAATAGAGGATTACTTCTCACAAGAGAGAATATTTTAAATCATGTTTGGAAGGAAAATTTTGATATCAGTGATAAAGCTGTCGATCAATGTTTAAAAAGACTTAGAAAAAAACTACCTATTTTAAATGAAGTTCTAATATCTAAAAGAGGTTTTGGATACATATTGAAATAA
- a CDS encoding propanediol/glycerol family dehydratase medium subunit codes for MQLNENEIRGIIEEVIKRYAGESSATPAEPVKKVENRDGKLELVEVGEAKKGTRSDEVVIAVAAAFGKYQTETITHIPHADVLRELMAGIEEEGLTPRVVRILRTSDVSILANDGAKLSGSGIGIGIQSKGTTVIHQKDLFPLTNLELFPQAPLLEREHYRMIGKNAAKYAKGETPKPVPQMNDQMARPKYQAIAALLHIKETEHVVVNAKPVELNPIFK; via the coding sequence ATGCAACTGAACGAAAATGAAATCAGAGGAATCATTGAAGAAGTTATAAAAAGATATGCTGGGGAATCTTCTGCTACTCCTGCAGAACCAGTTAAAAAAGTAGAAAATAGAGATGGAAAACTAGAATTAGTAGAAGTTGGAGAAGCTAAAAAAGGAACTAGAAGTGACGAAGTTGTTATAGCCGTTGCTGCTGCTTTTGGAAAATATCAAACTGAAACTATTACTCATATACCTCATGCAGATGTTTTAAGAGAACTTATGGCAGGTATAGAAGAAGAAGGATTAACTCCAAGAGTAGTAAGAATTTTAAGAACTTCAGACGTTTCAATCCTTGCAAATGATGGAGCAAAATTAAGTGGATCAGGAATAGGAATAGGAATTCAATCTAAAGGTACAACAGTTATTCACCAAAAAGATCTATTCCCATTAACTAACCTTGAGTTATTCCCTCAAGCTCCATTACTAGAAAGAGAGCATTACAGAATGATAGGAAAAAATGCTGCTAAATATGCAAAAGGAGAAACTCCAAAACCAGTTCCTCAAATGAACGACCAAATGGCAAGACCTAAATATCAAGCTATTGCAGCATTATTACACATAAAAGAAACTGAACATGTTGTAGTAAATGCAAAACCAGTAGAATTAAATCCTATTTTTAAATAA
- a CDS encoding ABC-F family ATP-binding cassette domain-containing protein produces the protein MSILDVSNVSHGYGSRAILENASFRLLKGEHIGLVGANGEGKTTFLNIITGKLLPDEGKISWCRHITTGYLDQYSTLEKGKSIRDILRSAFAHMYDLEQEMIGIYDKMGDCTPEEMDALIEEAGEIQSILEDGNFYSLDSKIEEYAAGLGLTDIGLERDVSELSGGQRAKILLAKVLLENPMILILDEPTNFLDENHIAWLKNFLQNYENAFILVSHDIPFLNDVVNVIYHVENAVLTRYTGDYYQFREMYELKKRQIEQAYKKQQKEIAHLKDFIARNKARVATTNLAKDRQKKLDRMEIIEIAKEKLKPEFEFTSARTPSREVITAKNLVIGYDEPLTKPLNFTVERNQKIAIKGVNGLGKSTLLKTLLGIIKPVAGEVEHGQFLEIGYFEQEEKSENITALDFIWNEYPSMTNREVRAALARCGLTTDHITSQMQVLSGGENAKVRLCKLMLKNINLLILDEPTNHLDIDAKEELKKAVKEFKGTVLLVSHEPDFYMDIVTDVWNVEDWTTKIV, from the coding sequence ATGAGTATTTTAGATGTTTCAAATGTAAGCCATGGATATGGTTCAAGAGCAATTCTTGAAAATGCCTCTTTCCGTTTATTAAAAGGAGAACATATAGGACTTGTTGGAGCAAATGGAGAGGGAAAAACAACTTTCTTAAATATAATAACTGGTAAATTGTTGCCAGATGAAGGAAAAATATCATGGTGTAGACATATTACAACTGGATATTTAGATCAATATAGCACTTTAGAAAAAGGAAAATCTATAAGAGATATTCTTCGTTCTGCTTTTGCTCATATGTATGATCTAGAACAAGAGATGATAGGTATATATGATAAGATGGGAGATTGTACCCCTGAAGAAATGGACGCTCTTATTGAAGAAGCTGGAGAGATTCAAAGTATCCTTGAAGATGGAAATTTTTATTCTCTTGATTCTAAAATTGAAGAGTATGCTGCTGGACTTGGACTAACTGATATAGGTTTAGAACGTGATGTATCTGAACTTTCTGGAGGACAAAGAGCTAAAATTTTATTGGCTAAAGTTCTACTTGAAAATCCTATGATTCTTATACTTGATGAGCCTACTAACTTCTTGGATGAAAACCACATAGCTTGGCTTAAAAATTTTCTACAAAACTATGAAAATGCTTTTATTTTAGTTTCACATGATATTCCTTTCTTAAATGATGTTGTAAATGTTATCTACCATGTGGAAAATGCTGTTTTAACTCGTTATACTGGAGATTACTATCAATTTAGAGAGATGTATGAACTAAAGAAAAGACAGATTGAACAAGCATATAAAAAACAACAGAAAGAGATTGCTCACCTTAAAGATTTTATTGCTAGAAATAAAGCTAGAGTTGCCACTACTAACTTAGCTAAAGACCGTCAAAAGAAACTTGATAGAATGGAGATTATAGAGATAGCAAAAGAAAAATTAAAACCTGAATTTGAATTTACATCTGCTAGAACTCCAAGTAGAGAGGTTATTACAGCTAAAAATCTAGTTATTGGTTATGATGAACCTCTTACTAAACCTCTAAACTTTACTGTTGAAAGAAATCAAAAAATTGCTATTAAAGGTGTAAATGGACTTGGAAAATCAACTCTTTTAAAAACACTGTTAGGAATTATAAAACCAGTAGCTGGAGAGGTTGAACATGGACAATTTTTAGAGATAGGATATTTTGAACAAGAGGAGAAATCTGAAAATATAACTGCTCTTGACTTTATTTGGAATGAGTACCCAAGTATGACAAATAGAGAAGTTAGAGCTGCCCTTGCTAGATGTGGACTTACAACTGATCATATTACAAGTCAAATGCAAGTTTTATCTGGAGGAGAAAATGCAAAAGTTCGTCTATGCAAATTGATGCTGAAAAATATCAATCTTTTAATACTTGATGAGCCTACTAACCACCTAGATATAGATGCTAAAGAGGAGTTAAAAAAAGCTGTTAAAGAGTTTAAAGGAACTGTACTTCTTGTAAGCCATGAGCCTGATTTTTATATGGACATTGTAACTGATGTTTGGAACGTTGAAGATTGGACTACAAAAATAGTTTAA
- a CDS encoding PocR ligand-binding domain-containing protein, which translates to MKKGENISDDFLDIEFFQILQNRFAEEFGIASVITDTNGIPLTEPSNFTEFCSIHTRGSKIGFKKCTLCDAYGGAKAKALKKPIVYRCHAGLIDFASPIIIGDKLVGCFLCGQLLSEKPNEEKFRKTAREIGVDEDIYIEAVKKVKILPYEKIEYAANFLYDISSKISNFSYHQNTGISANNLCRSSIDEFSDFLKDIDIFDLKKNKKISIFSKLYSTLFKKTFITEKRIYQLDKNIDICLNELDKISDKVKSTERNFKYFNISHISKKP; encoded by the coding sequence ATGAAAAAAGGTGAAAATATATCAGATGATTTTTTAGATATAGAGTTTTTTCAAATTTTACAAAATAGATTTGCTGAAGAGTTTGGAATAGCCAGTGTAATAACGGATACAAATGGAATTCCTCTCACTGAACCTAGTAATTTTACAGAGTTTTGTAGTATTCACACAAGAGGAAGTAAAATCGGATTTAAAAAATGCACTCTTTGTGATGCTTATGGTGGAGCAAAAGCAAAGGCTTTAAAAAAACCTATTGTCTATCGTTGTCATGCAGGACTTATAGATTTTGCAAGTCCAATTATTATTGGAGATAAACTTGTTGGATGTTTTTTATGTGGACAACTTCTCTCTGAAAAACCTAATGAAGAAAAGTTTAGAAAAACTGCTCGTGAAATTGGGGTTGATGAAGATATATATATTGAAGCTGTAAAAAAAGTGAAAATCCTTCCCTATGAAAAGATTGAATATGCTGCAAATTTTCTGTATGATATTTCTTCTAAAATTTCTAACTTTAGCTATCATCAAAATACAGGAATATCAGCAAATAATCTGTGTCGTTCAAGCATAGATGAGTTTTCAGATTTTTTAAAAGATATAGATATTTTCGATTTAAAAAAGAATAAAAAAATTTCTATTTTTTCAAAACTCTATTCAACTCTCTTTAAGAAAACTTTTATTACAGAAAAAAGAATATATCAATTAGATAAAAATATTGATATATGTTTAAATGAATTAGATAAAATCAGTGATAAAGTTAAATCTACAGAAAGAAATTTTAAATATTTTAATATAAGTCACATTTCAAAAAAACCTTGA
- a CDS encoding diol dehydratase small subunit — MDQQLLEKMIREVMLSMEKGESNSNTVTKTSCGETTSKDYPLSQKKADVVRSATGKKLEEFTMENVMNGTVGAADCRIAPETLEMQAQVAESVNRHSFARNLRRASELIAVPDTRILEIYNALRPYRSTKEELFAIADELETKYHASINAQFIREAAELYEKRDRLRKD; from the coding sequence TTGGACCAACAATTACTAGAAAAAATGATAAGAGAAGTAATGCTTTCTATGGAAAAAGGTGAAAGCAATTCAAATACAGTAACAAAAACTAGCTGTGGAGAAACTACTAGTAAGGATTATCCTTTAAGCCAAAAGAAAGCTGACGTAGTTAGATCTGCAACAGGAAAAAAACTTGAAGAATTTACAATGGAAAATGTAATGAACGGAACAGTAGGAGCAGCTGACTGTAGAATAGCTCCTGAAACACTAGAAATGCAAGCTCAAGTAGCTGAAAGTGTAAATAGACACTCTTTCGCAAGAAACTTAAGAAGAGCTTCTGAACTTATAGCAGTTCCAGATACAAGAATTCTTGAAATATACAATGCTTTAAGACCATATAGATCAACTAAAGAAGAGTTATTTGCAATAGCAGATGAACTTGAAACTAAATATCATGCTTCTATAAATGCTCAATTTATAAGAGAAGCAGCAGAATTATATGAAAAAAGAGACAGATTAAGAAAAGACTAA
- a CDS encoding iron-containing alcohol dehydrogenase: MEVFKVTTEVYADTEIKDVIEKLKCKKATIVTDAMMVKVGLISKIEDALKTINVEYDIFDGVEMNPSLESVKRALDQVIDFSPEIIIAVGGGSTLDSAKAVRYFLKRTGMDIQIIAVPTTSGTGSEVTSYAVLTDTVNSVKIPIKDEEMMPKIAILDPEFTRTLPKSVVADGGIDALTHAIEAYSCSVANFHTQIYAMTAIRGIFKNLLKMYKNIEDKDARVEMAKASCIAGIAFEKSGLGINHSVAHAIGGKFHKPHGRSNGVVLPYIIRFNSENLETAQKYYEIAKELELPCSSVKEGAESLAIAVEILNRELGIPARVKDMGIDEVEYNKLIPEMAETAVNDICTSGNIRKVNVEDLKNIFRKVY; the protein is encoded by the coding sequence ATGGAAGTATTTAAAGTAACTACAGAGGTTTACGCTGATACTGAAATAAAAGATGTTATAGAAAAGTTGAAGTGTAAAAAAGCAACTATTGTTACAGATGCAATGATGGTAAAAGTTGGATTAATTTCAAAAATTGAAGATGCTCTGAAAACAATAAATGTAGAGTATGATATTTTTGATGGTGTAGAGATGAATCCATCTCTTGAATCTGTAAAAAGAGCATTAGATCAAGTAATTGATTTTTCTCCAGAAATTATTATTGCAGTAGGAGGAGGGTCAACTCTTGACTCAGCTAAAGCAGTAAGATATTTTTTAAAAAGAACAGGAATGGATATTCAAATAATAGCTGTCCCAACTACAAGTGGAACAGGTTCAGAAGTAACTTCATATGCAGTATTAACTGATACTGTAAATAGTGTAAAGATTCCTATAAAAGATGAAGAGATGATGCCTAAAATAGCTATTTTAGATCCTGAATTTACAAGAACTCTTCCAAAATCTGTAGTTGCAGATGGAGGAATAGATGCATTAACACATGCAATAGAAGCATATAGTTGTTCAGTAGCAAATTTTCATACACAAATCTATGCTATGACAGCAATAAGAGGTATCTTTAAAAATCTTTTAAAGATGTACAAAAATATAGAAGATAAAGATGCTAGAGTTGAAATGGCAAAAGCATCATGTATAGCAGGAATAGCCTTTGAAAAATCAGGATTGGGAATAAATCATAGTGTTGCTCATGCAATAGGAGGAAAATTTCATAAACCACATGGAAGATCAAATGGAGTAGTACTTCCATATATTATAAGATTTAACAGTGAAAATTTGGAAACTGCTCAAAAATATTATGAGATAGCTAAGGAATTAGAACTACCTTGTAGCTCTGTTAAAGAAGGAGCAGAAAGTTTAGCAATAGCAGTAGAAATTTTAAATAGAGAATTAGGAATACCTGCTAGAGTTAAAGATATGGGAATCGATGAAGTTGAATATAACAAACTTATTCCTGAAATGGCAGAAACAGCTGTAAATGATATTTGTACAAGTGGAAATATTAGAAAAGTCAATGTTGAAGATTTAAAAAATATTTTTAGAAAAGTATATTAA
- a CDS encoding propanediol/glycerol family dehydratase large subunit, translated as MRSKRFEVLGNRPVNKDGYVKEWPEVGLIAMNSPLDPKPSVKVVNGKIVELDGKKREDFDLLDYFIADYGIVIENVEKVMAMDSLEIARKLVDINVSRDEILKITLSLTPAKVAEVMGKMSVLEMMMAVNKMRARKTPSNQCHVTNIKDNPVQIAADAAEASLRGFAEEETTVAVTRYAPFNAISLLVGSQVGRPGILTQCSVEEATELLLGMRGLTAYAETVSVYGTEPVFMDGDDTPWSKSFLASAYASRGLKMRYTSGSGSEVLMGYAEGCSMLYLEARCLFITKGAGVQGIQNGSVSCVGVPGAVPGGVREILAENLVAMMLDLECASSNDQTFTHSDLRRVARSLMQMIPGTDFICSGYSSTPNYDNMFAGSNWDAEDYDDWNIIQRDLRIDAGLKPVKEEDVVRVRNKAARAIQAVFEALGLPEITDAEVEAATYAHGSKDMPERDMVADIKAATEMMERGITGIDVVKALKTKGFDDVASDLLKLMKLRVAGDHLHTSAILDKDFNVISAVNDRNDYTGPGTGYQISAEKWEELSNIGNAVDASKIK; from the coding sequence ATGAGATCTAAACGTTTTGAAGTATTAGGTAATAGACCTGTAAATAAAGATGGATATGTAAAAGAGTGGCCTGAAGTAGGGTTAATAGCAATGAACTCTCCTCTAGACCCTAAACCAAGTGTAAAAGTAGTTAATGGAAAAATAGTTGAACTTGATGGAAAGAAAAGAGAAGATTTTGACTTACTAGACTACTTTATCGCAGATTATGGAATAGTAATTGAAAATGTTGAAAAAGTAATGGCTATGGATTCATTAGAAATAGCTAGAAAATTAGTTGATATAAATGTATCAAGAGATGAAATCTTAAAAATCACTTTATCATTAACTCCAGCAAAAGTTGCTGAAGTAATGGGAAAAATGTCTGTATTAGAAATGATGATGGCAGTTAACAAAATGAGAGCTAGAAAAACTCCATCTAACCAATGTCACGTAACTAATATTAAAGACAACCCAGTTCAAATAGCAGCTGACGCAGCAGAAGCTTCTTTAAGAGGATTTGCTGAAGAAGAAACTACAGTTGCTGTTACAAGATATGCTCCATTCAATGCAATATCTTTACTAGTTGGATCACAAGTTGGAAGACCTGGAATCTTAACTCAATGTTCTGTTGAAGAAGCTACAGAATTATTATTAGGAATGAGAGGACTTACAGCTTATGCTGAGACTGTATCAGTTTATGGAACTGAACCAGTATTTATGGACGGAGACGACACTCCTTGGTCAAAATCATTCCTTGCATCAGCTTATGCTTCAAGAGGATTAAAAATGAGATATACTTCAGGAAGTGGATCAGAAGTTCTAATGGGATATGCTGAAGGATGTTCAATGTTATATCTAGAAGCTCGTTGCTTATTTATAACTAAAGGAGCAGGAGTACAAGGAATCCAAAACGGATCAGTAAGTTGTGTTGGAGTTCCAGGAGCAGTACCAGGAGGAGTAAGAGAAATCCTTGCTGAAAACTTAGTAGCTATGATGCTTGACCTTGAATGTGCATCAAGTAATGACCAAACATTTACACATTCAGATTTAAGAAGAGTAGCAAGATCATTAATGCAAATGATACCAGGAACTGACTTTATCTGTTCAGGATACAGTTCAACTCCTAACTATGACAACATGTTTGCTGGATCAAACTGGGATGCAGAAGACTATGATGACTGGAATATAATTCAAAGAGACTTAAGAATAGATGCTGGATTAAAACCAGTAAAAGAAGAAGATGTAGTAAGAGTTAGAAATAAAGCTGCTAGAGCAATTCAAGCTGTTTTCGAAGCTTTAGGACTTCCTGAAATTACAGATGCTGAAGTAGAAGCTGCTACATATGCTCATGGAAGTAAAGATATGCCAGAAAGAGATATGGTTGCTGACATAAAAGCTGCTACTGAAATGATGGAAAGAGGAATTACAGGAATAGATGTTGTAAAAGCTCTTAAAACTAAAGGATTTGATGATGTTGCATCAGACCTATTAAAACTAATGAAACTAAGAGTTGCTGGAGACCACTTACATACATCAGCAATATTAGATAAAGACTTTAACGTAATCAGTGCTGTAAATGATAGAAACGACTATACAGGACCAGGAACTGGGTACCAAATCAGTGCTGAAAAATGGGAAGAACTTTCAAATATTGGAAATGCAGTAGATGCATCAAAAATCAAATAG
- the pduB gene encoding propanediol utilization microcompartment protein PduB gives MQDKLVEKMMAEVMEKLKDKKGETPCAPEKRECRLTEFVGVTTHGHGIGLVIANVDPALHEAMGIDKKYRSIGILGARTGAGPFIMAADEAVKATNTEVISIELPRDTEGGAGHGSLILFGAEDVSDARRAVEVAIAAVTEKFGDVYGNPAGHIELQYTARASYACNKAFGAPLGKAFGIIVGAPAAIGVVTADTALKAANVEVLSYSSPAKGTSFSNEVILAICGDSGAVRQAILAAKEVGVKLLETLGGPAPSGSHPYI, from the coding sequence ATGCAAGATAAGTTAGTTGAAAAAATGATGGCAGAGGTTATGGAAAAATTAAAAGATAAAAAAGGTGAAACACCTTGTGCACCTGAAAAAAGAGAGTGCCGTTTAACAGAATTTGTAGGAGTTACTACTCATGGACATGGAATTGGGTTAGTAATTGCTAATGTGGACCCAGCACTTCATGAAGCTATGGGAATTGATAAAAAATATCGTTCAATAGGTATTCTTGGGGCAAGAACAGGAGCAGGACCTTTCATCATGGCGGCAGATGAAGCAGTAAAAGCTACAAATACAGAAGTAATTAGCATAGAACTTCCTAGAGATACAGAAGGAGGAGCAGGACACGGATCTTTAATCCTATTTGGAGCTGAAGATGTATCAGATGCTAGAAGAGCAGTTGAAGTTGCAATAGCAGCAGTAACTGAAAAATTTGGAGATGTTTACGGAAACCCAGCTGGACATATTGAACTTCAATATACAGCAAGAGCATCATATGCATGTAACAAAGCATTTGGAGCACCTTTAGGAAAAGCATTTGGAATAATTGTTGGAGCACCAGCAGCAATTGGAGTAGTTACAGCAGATACAGCTTTAAAAGCAGCTAATGTAGAAGTACTTTCTTACTCATCACCAGCTAAAGGAACTAGTTTCTCAAACGAAGTTATTTTAGCAATATGTGGAGATTCAGGAGCAGTTAGACAAGCAATACTTGCAGCTAAAGAAGTAGGAGTTAAACTTCTTGAAACTTTAGGAGGACCAGCTCCATCAGGATCACACCCATATATCTAA
- a CDS encoding response regulator, which produces MNIHKKIAAFNTLIFIIFYIVILYLLRASIIVNNILVIKLIVLSILFFLISVFVNKFALLNLYSLLDKFETVLSEINKKFVTQLKDDFLNLEDCFYKVFSSVKTDILDILVKEGEIKREKEKAEALSEKLRLLNKNLEDIVDQRTKELSFSKEVAESANKAKSEFLAKISHEMRTPLTPIIGYSKLLLKEYPNSEIKDKLDIIHTSGVKLLNFTNELLDFSKIESGKVDLNFESFSVKELFQEIFYEHNSLAVTKNLKFEIKYDKNDTTIYSDKMKIYEIVKNLIHNAIKYTNKGFVFCEVNVKNNFLNFTVYDSGIGISKDHLEYIFESFGQINKHSSGAGLGLSITKKLVEILKGTITVESKVMVGTTFNVSIPIEVFEKKNENFSVTLTKLLNSNNPSIKSILLKSILKFPIRLKSLKEAYKKQNIEQIREINHLILGTYGNLSLSFIYEMSKKISEELKKNPVSFDTILYYIEELERMTHTIDYSDLFNMYLQFNTKQIKILIAEDVEENRDFLKAVLESPLISVTCVEHGLNALKAMKEKKFDVVFLDIHMPVMDGLQTISHIKANEELKNTPVIALTAQAIIGDKEKYLPYGFDGYITKPINESVLFSYLEKFIFAKKKGDNND; this is translated from the coding sequence ATGAATATACATAAAAAAATTGCTGCTTTTAACACTTTAATTTTCATTATTTTTTATATTGTAATATTATATCTGTTAAGAGCTTCAATTATTGTAAACAATATTCTTGTGATAAAATTAATTGTGCTGTCTATTTTATTCTTTTTAATATCTGTTTTTGTCAATAAATTTGCACTTTTAAATTTATATAGTCTTTTAGATAAGTTTGAAACTGTACTTTCTGAAATCAATAAAAAATTTGTAACTCAACTTAAAGATGATTTTTTAAATTTAGAAGATTGTTTCTATAAAGTTTTCTCCTCTGTTAAAACAGATATTTTAGATATATTAGTTAAAGAAGGAGAGATTAAAAGAGAAAAAGAAAAAGCAGAAGCATTAAGTGAAAAATTAAGATTACTTAATAAAAATCTTGAAGATATAGTAGACCAAAGAACAAAAGAACTAAGTTTTTCAAAAGAGGTAGCTGAATCAGCTAATAAAGCTAAAAGTGAATTTCTAGCTAAAATTAGCCATGAGATGCGTACACCTCTAACTCCTATTATTGGCTATTCAAAATTACTTCTAAAAGAATATCCTAATTCTGAAATAAAAGATAAATTAGATATTATTCATACATCTGGGGTTAAACTTCTTAATTTTACAAATGAGCTTTTAGATTTCTCTAAAATAGAGTCTGGTAAAGTAGATCTCAATTTTGAATCTTTCAGTGTTAAAGAGCTTTTTCAAGAAATATTCTATGAACACAACTCTTTAGCAGTAACTAAAAATCTAAAGTTTGAGATTAAATATGATAAAAATGATACAACAATATATTCTGATAAAATGAAAATTTATGAAATAGTTAAAAATCTTATTCATAATGCCATTAAATATACAAATAAAGGTTTTGTTTTTTGCGAAGTTAATGTAAAAAATAATTTCCTTAATTTTACTGTATATGATAGTGGTATAGGTATATCTAAAGATCATTTAGAATATATTTTTGAAAGCTTTGGACAGATTAACAAACATTCATCTGGAGCTGGACTTGGACTTAGCATTACAAAAAAATTAGTTGAAATTCTAAAGGGAACTATTACAGTTGAAAGTAAAGTTATGGTTGGAACTACATTTAATGTAAGTATTCCTATTGAGGTTTTTGAAAAGAAAAATGAAAACTTTTCAGTTACCCTTACTAAACTATTAAATTCTAATAATCCAAGTATAAAGTCTATACTGTTGAAAAGTATTCTAAAGTTTCCTATTAGATTAAAGAGTTTAAAAGAAGCCTATAAAAAACAAAACATAGAACAAATACGTGAAATAAACCATCTAATTCTTGGTACATATGGTAATTTAAGTCTTTCATTTATATATGAAATGTCTAAAAAAATTTCTGAAGAGTTAAAGAAAAATCCAGTATCCTTTGATACTATACTATATTATATTGAAGAATTAGAAAGAATGACTCATACTATTGATTATAGTGATTTATTCAATATGTATCTTCAATTCAATACTAAACAGATTAAAATTTTAATTGCAGAAGATGTTGAAGAAAATAGAGATTTTCTAAAAGCTGTTTTAGAATCTCCACTTATAAGTGTAACTTGTGTTGAACATGGACTTAACGCTTTAAAAGCTATGAAAGAAAAGAAATTTGACGTTGTCTTTTTAGACATCCATATGCCTGTTATGGATGGATTACAGACTATATCTCATATAAAAGCTAATGAGGAATTAAAAAATACTCCTGTTATTGCTCTTACTGCTCAAGCTATTATTGGGGATAAAGAAAAATATCTACCTTATGGTTTTGATGGGTATATTACAAAACCTATCAATGAATCTGTTTTGTTCAGTTATTTAGAAAAATTTATATTCGCTAAGAAAAAGGGTGATAATAATGATTAA
- the cysK gene encoding cysteine synthase A, with protein MLVESILDTIGDTPLVKLKKFETFGNEIYIKLDGFNPGRSTKDRIALAMIEEAEKDEKLDKNTIVLEATSGNTGISLAMVCAVKGYQLKIVMPDSMSIERRKMMEIYGAEVILTDGKKGMKGCLEKLNELKAKYKKVFVPNQFENINNPKIHYNQTAKEILKDMNNKIDIFIGGTGSGGSFTGIATRLKEELKNVKTYPVEPESSPLLSKGYTGEHKIQGMGMSLGVVPKIYNNNLSDEILTCKCNNAISTMKELALKEGIFAGISTGAVIFTALEMAKKNSGKGLKIVVLSVDSGEKYFSVI; from the coding sequence ATGTTAGTTGAGTCAATATTGGATACAATAGGAGATACACCACTTGTAAAATTAAAAAAATTTGAAACATTTGGAAATGAAATTTATATAAAATTAGATGGTTTTAATCCTGGGAGAAGTACTAAGGATAGAATTGCATTAGCAATGATAGAAGAAGCAGAAAAAGATGAAAAATTAGATAAGAATACAATAGTTTTAGAAGCTACTAGTGGAAATACTGGTATTTCATTAGCAATGGTATGTGCTGTAAAAGGTTATCAATTAAAAATAGTAATGCCAGATAGCATGAGTATAGAAAGAAGAAAAATGATGGAGATATATGGGGCAGAAGTTATATTGACTGATGGAAAAAAAGGAATGAAAGGTTGTTTGGAAAAGTTAAACGAGTTAAAGGCAAAGTATAAAAAAGTTTTTGTTCCAAATCAATTTGAAAATATAAATAATCCTAAAATTCATTATAATCAAACGGCCAAAGAGATATTAAAAGATATGAATAATAAGATAGATATTTTTATTGGTGGAACAGGAAGTGGTGGAAGTTTTACAGGAATAGCAACTAGATTAAAGGAAGAATTAAAAAATGTAAAAACTTATCCAGTGGAACCAGAAAGCTCACCATTACTATCTAAAGGATATACTGGTGAGCATAAGATACAAGGAATGGGGATGAGTTTAGGAGTTGTTCCTAAAATTTATAACAATAATTTAAGTGATGAAATTTTAACATGTAAATGTAATAATGCAATATCTACAATGAAAGAACTAGCTTTAAAAGAGGGGATTTTTGCTGGAATATCAACTGGAGCAGTTATTTTTACAGCACTGGAAATGGCTAAGAAAAATAGTGGAAAAGGATTGAAAATAGTTGTATTGTCTGTAGACTCTGGAGAAAAATATTTTTCTGTTATATAA